AGGTCGATCCCCTCCCAAAAGGTATCGTTTCCGAGGAGGAGGGCGCGCTGCGCTTGCCGAAAGCGCTCGAGGAGCTCCTCGCGCGAACTTGCCGGCGTGTGGGCGAGTACCTCCACCCCTTCCGCCTCGGCCCAGGGCGAGAGCGACGCGGCGACTTCTTCGATCACACGGAAGTTCGTAAAGAGGACGAGGACTTTGCCGCCGAGGTACGGGTAGAGCTCCTTGAGCTTTTCCGTCACGAACGGAGTGTGGTGGTCGAGAGCCCGGGTACCCGCGGGTGGGAAGGGGCCCTCGCGCATTCCGACATAGAGGATCCGCCCAAAGGTGCCCGGCGGGGGCTCCGAGAGGAACTTCGTGTAGGTGCGGAGTCCCATTTCTCGGGCAAAGAGGTCCACTTCCCCGGCAACGGCGAGCGTGGCGCTCAAAAATACGGGCGCGACCTTCTCCCAATGGTCGCCGAGCACCTCACCGGCATCGAGAGGTCGGGCAAAAAACGCCACGTTCTCCGGAGGAGGGAAGGCAGTACGGCTCTGCACTTCCGCGCCCGAAGACGCAGGAAGGAGGGTGTCTCCCTTCGTAGCCTCCCCACGGCGAACTTCCAAACCCGAGAAGGACCAGCCGTACACCCAGGCGTCACCGCCCTCGCCGGCGAGGAAAAAGGAAAGATCCTGTTCCAGAGCATCGAGGCGGCGGAGAAAACCGCGAATCCCCACGGCTCCCGGATCGGAGGCGTCGAATTCCTCGCGCTTACGCGTGAGGAAATTCCGGAGGACCTCGTACGCCCCCCGTTCGTGCCGGGAAACGTCAAACGGAGGGGCGAGACGTCCGGCGCGCTCCATCCCTTCGCCGTCCCCGAAGAGCGAGAGCGGTCCGTTCCCTTCGACTGCCGCAGCGGGAAATACCCGCCGGACGATCTCTTCAAACGTCTTGCGAAAGCCGACGAGGAAGTTTTCCAAGAGGTAGAGGAAATGCGCCCGTTCGCCTTCGTTGGGAAAGGCGTGGTTTACCCACGCCCGCCGTCGCCGACGCACTTCGTCGTACAGCGCGTAGGCGCGGCCTAGGGTGATTTCCCGGCCGAAGAACGCGGGAAATACGTCCGCCAACCGGTGCGCCTCGTCGAAGAGGACGCGCCCGTGGGGAGGCAAAACCCCCGCCTCTCCGGCCCGGCTGCGGGCGACGTCCGTGAGGTAGAGGGCGTGGTTCGTGACGACGACCTCTGCCTCCGCCAGGCGGCGGCGTGCCCGCTGGACGTAGCAGCGGCCGTAGTAGGGGGAGGCGTGGTGCAGGCAGTCGTCGGGATCCGCACGAATCTCCTCCCAAACCTCTGCCGGGATCTTTAGCGGAAACTCGTCCCGAAGCCCTTCCTCAAGCTCCAGGGCTTGACCGACGAGTTCGACGGCGAGCGGAACGTAGGGAACTCCCGAACTTCGGGCGTGGCCGGTGAGGATGGGCTCCGCCCAGGCGAACAGCCGCCTGAGGCAGACGTAGTTTCCCCGGCCGCGGGCGATTTCGAGGCGGGGTACGGGAAGGCCTAGCCGCCTGAGGGCCTCGCGGGCTACCGGCCACTCCCGGTCGACGATCTGTTCCTGCAAGGGCAACGTGTGCGTCGCGACGACCACCGTATCCTCCGCGAGGACGGCGTACAACGAAGCGGCCAAGAGGTACGCCAAAGTCTTCCCTGTCCCGGTCGCGGCCTCGGCGAGAAGGGGACGACCGGTCAGGAAGGACTCGACGAGCACCCGGTAGAGCTCACGCTGCACGTGCCGCGGCCTGTACCCCGGGAGGATCTGAGAAAGGATCCCGCCTTCGGCAAACAGGGCTTCCGCGTACCTTTCGAGCTTCGCCCGAAGCTCGTCCACCGTACCCCACCACCTCCCCGCCGCCTCCACGGGCATCTGCGGCCGTCGGGATCCGCTCGAAGCGGGCGGTTCTCCAACTATCCGGTCGTTTTCCGGCCGTTCAGCTCCGCGGCGCGTTCGCGCAGTTCGCGTGTGAGCGCTTCGATGTCTCTCTGGGCGATTTCGAGAAAGCGGCGGTAGTCCTCTCGCCCTTCTTCCGCACCTTCTAACCCGCGGCGGATTTCGTTGTAGATGTCGAGAAGGCGGTCGATTTCCGCCCGCAGGGCGTCTACGCGTTCTTGCGGGGTCTCTTGTTCGGTGTCCTCAAGGACCGCGTCGAGCCAGCCGTCCTCCCGCTCTTCTGGGTCGACTTCGAGGAGGACGTCGACCGTCTCGTCGCTCGTCGCCAGAGCTGCGATGAAGAGAAAGGGATCGGGGACTTCCACCCCGTGGACGCGGGCGAAAAAGGGGACGTTCGGCCACAGGGCTCGCTTGCGCGTGGAAATGCGTACCCCTACCGGAGAGGATTCGATGTCGGAGACGAACCGAACGCGCTCGAGCCGCCCAGCGAGAAAGGCCACGGCGGCAAGGCGGGGAGGATCCAGGGGACCGGTTTGGAGAAAACGCTTGAGCGCCTCCCACTTCTTCGTCCGATCGACCACGACGGCCCCCTCCTCTCGTCGAGACTATTATATGGCATGCACGGGCAAGGCGCCGCCATTCGGGCGGCGCCTTGCTCTGCGCTCGGGTCCTTCCGTCCGTTTTCTGCGGAACTTCCAAACGTCGTGCCACGCGGCGCCCCTTTGGGGCCCTACTCTACGACGAGGTTTACGAGGCGATCGGGGACGACCACGACCTTGCGGATCTGCCGCCCCTCGATGTGCCGGCGCACGTCCTCGTGCGCGAGGGCGATCTCGCGCAGCTCTTCCTCCGAAAGCCCTTTGGGAACGCGTCGACGGCCGCGGAGTTTCCCGTTCACCTGGATGACCAGTTCCACCTCATCGACCTCGAGCCACCGTTCCTCGTACGTGGGCCACGGCTCGTACGCGATCGTCTCGTCGTGCCCGAGCCGCCACCAGAGCTCCTCGCCGAGGTGTGGCGTGATCGGGTAGAGGAGCTTCACGAAGCCCTCCGCATAGCTACGGGGGAGTATCCCTACGTCGTAGGCGTGGTTCATGAAGGTCATGAGCTGGGCGATGGCCGTGTTGAAGCGCAGGTTTTCGTAGTCTTCGCTCACCTTTTGAACCGTCCGGTGGTACATCCGCGCCGTCTCCCGCTTCGCGGGGTCGTCTTCCCAACCCGGCGTAAAGTAGGCGTCGTCTTCGACGATGCGGGAGGAAAGCGTCCGCCGCTCGAGGTCGACTTCCTCCTCACCCACGAAGTAGCGCCACACGCGCTCGAGGAAACGGCGCGCGCCGTCGAGCCCCGACGTCGACCAAGCCTTCGTCGCCTCCAGGGGACCCATGAACATCTCGTAGAGGCGCAGGGCGTCCGCGCCGTGGCTTTCCAAGATCTCGTCCGGATTTACGACGTTCCCCCGCGACTTGGACATCTTTTGGTGGTCTTCCCCGAGGATGATGCCCTGGTTGAAGAGCTTTTGGAACGGTTCGGGCGTGGGGACGACCCCGATGTCATACAAGAACTTGTGCCAGAAGCGGGCGTAGAGGAGGTGGAGGACGGCGTGTTCGGCGCCGCCCACGTACAGGTCTACGGGGAGCCAGTACTTGAGCTTTTCGTAGTCCGCCAACGCTTCGTCGTTGTGCGGGTCGACGAAGCGCAAGAAGTACCACGAGCTGCCCGCCCACTGGGGCATCGTGTTCGTCTCGCGCCGCGCCGGGCGCCCCGTTTCCGGATCGACGGTCTCCACCCATTCCTTGATGTTGGCCAGGGGCGACTCTCCCGTACCCGTGGGGCGGATCTGGTCCGTGTCGGGAAGGGTGACAGGGAGTTGGTCGTAGGGGACGGGCTTCACCTGACCGTCTTCCGTGTGGATCACGGGGATCGGCTCTCCCCAGAAGCGCTGCCGACTGAACACCCAGTCCCGAAGGCGGTACATCTTCTTTCGCCGGCCGCGGCCGTGCTCTTCGAGCCAAGCGATCATCCGCTCCTTCGCCTCGGCGACATTGAGGCCGTCGAGGAACTGGGAGTTCACGTGCTCGCCATCTCCCGTGTACGCCTCGCGCGTGATGTCGCCGCCCTTGACGACCTCGACGATGGGCAGGCCGAATTTGCGTGCAAACTCGTAGTCGCGTTCGTCGTGAGCCGGTACGGCCATGATCGCCCCCGTCCCGTAGTGGCCGAGGACGTAGTCGGCGATCCATACGGGAAGGGGTTCTCCGGTGACGGGATGCAGGGCGTACCCGCCGGTAAACACCCCGGTCTTTTCCTTGGCGAGGTCCGTACGCTCGAGGTCCGACTTCCGCGCGGTCGCCTCGCGGTACGCCTCGACCTCCGCACGCCTCTCGGGCGTCGTGAGCCGGTCCACGAGCGGATGTTCCGGCGCCAAGACGAGGTACGTCGCGCCGAAGAGCGTGTCGGGCCGCGTCGTAAAGACCGTGATCACCCCGTCGCCGCTCGCGAGGGGAAACTCGATTTCCGCCCCTTCCGAAGGGCCGATCCAGTTCCGCTGCATCTCGCGGATGTGCTCCGGCCAGTCGAGGAGGTCGAGGTCGGCGTAGAGGCGGTCGGCGTAGGCGGTGATCTTGAGGAGCCATTGGCGCATGGGGATCCGGTAGACGGGATGCCCGCCGCGTTCGCTCTTTCCGTCGATGACCTCCTCGTCCGCAAGGACCGTACCGAGCGCCGGACACCAGTTCACCGGCACTTCCGCCATGTACGCGAGCCCGTGCTCGAAAAGCTTGAGAAAGATCCACTGCGTCCACTTGTAGTACTTCGGATCCGTGGTCGCAAACTCCCGCGTCCAATCGTAGGAAAAGCCAAGCGCCTTGAGCTGGCGGCGGAAGTTCGCGATGTTCTTTTCCGTGAAGGGACCGGGGTGATTGCCTGTGTCCAAGGCGTATTGCTCCGCCGGGAGGCCGAAGGCATCCCACCCCATGGGGTGAAGGACGTTGTACCCCTGCATGCGCTTCATGCGCGCGATGATGTCCGTCGCCGTGTACCCTTCTACGTGGCCCACGTGCAGCCCGGAACCCGACGGATAGGGAAACATGTCCAAGACGTAAAATTTCGGCTTCGAGGTGTCTACGGGTTCTTTGAGGACGAACGTCTCGTGGGTTTCCCAGTACTCTTGCCAGCGCTTCTCGATGGCACGGTGCGGGTACATCGCCTGCCGGTCCCTCCTACACGATGCCTACCATGTGCGGCCGCACGCCGCATCCGGCGCACGGTCAGGACGATCCTGCAAGTCGGTAGGAAACACGCCGCGTTCCGCCCCGGTGGGGCGGTTGCGCGGTACGAAGCGCGTCCATCCGTAAGGGATTGGCACCTATTGTAGCACGCCTCGAATCCGGGGCCAAGGACTTCCGCGCACCCTCGTCTCCGAAGCCAAACCGCCTCAGTGCATGACGAGCCCGCCGTCGACGACGAGTTCCTGCCCAGTAATCGCCCGCGCCCACGGCGAGGCGAAGAAGAGCACAGCATCGGCGACCTCTTCAGGTGTGACGACGCGTCGGAGGGCGCTCGCTTCGGCCACCTGGCGGAATACCTCCTCGGGGGTGTGCCGGCTCGCATCCGTGACGCGGATGAGCCCGGGGGAAACCACGTTTGCCGTAATCCCGTAGGGGCCGAGATCCTTTGCGAGGCTTCGCACGAAGGCGAGAAGCGCTCCCTTGGCCGCGATGTAGTCGTGGTAGGGCACGACCGGATCGTGCACGAGGTTCGTACCGACGGCGACGATCCGGCCGAAGCCCGCCTGCCGCATGTCGGGGAGGACGGCGCGCACGAGGAGGTACGTCTGAAGGACGGCGAGGCTGAACTGGCGCACGAGGCCGGGCCACTCCAGCGTCTCCACCGTGGGACGCTTCTCGGGGTCAAACACGTAGTCCACGGCGTTGATCACGAGGGTGGTGACGGGCATCCCGAAGCGCTCGCGCGCCGCGCGCACGAGATCTTCTACGTCCTTGGTCTTGATCACGTCCGCCTGCACGGCTACGGCGCGATCTCCCAGACGCCTTACAAGCGCCTCCGCCGCTTCGCGGTTGCGTACGTAGTTCACCACCACGCGGGCCCCTTCGCGGACGAATGCCTCGGCGATCGCCGCCCCGAGCCCGCGGGACGAACCGGTGACGAGTACGAGTTGCTCAGAAAGGGCGCGCAAGGTCGCTCCTCCTCCTTGGGGGATCGGTTCGCGGAAACGTCCCCTTCCCAAACCCGGGTTTGCCGCTACGGATGAACCGACCGCTCTTGGGGATCTGCCTCCCCGCCTCCCAAGAGCTCGCGGGGGGCATCGCCCCACAGCCGTTCGAGCTGGTAGTACGCACGCTCTTCCTCCGTGAAGAGATGGACGATCACGTCGCCGTAGTCGAGGAGGACCCAACGCCCCTCGTCAAGTCCTTCCGTCCGCCGCGCGCGCCTGCCCACCTTGCGGGCCTCTTCTTCCACGGCGTCGCTCAGGGCGCGGACGTGCACGCGGTTTTTCCCCGTAACGAGGAGAAAGTAGTCGGCGATGAGCGTGAGCCCACGAACGTCGAGGAGGAGTACGTCCTCTCCTTTCTTCGCGAGGGCAGCGTTCCCCAAGCTCACCGCCACCGCGCGTGCGTCCCCTTCCGCCGCGCCTCGGACCGAGTTCCGAATCCCCGACCCGAAGGTTTCGCCATCCGAATTCTCGGAACGGACGAGGTCATGTCGTTCTTCGTCGTACAAGTCCACCGCCCCGACCACCTCCTCAATTCTCATTCATCTTCGGCGGATTCTGTCTGACGCCGTCTCCGGCGCACGCACGCGTTGTACGCGTCGAGGGCGAGGGGGAAGATCTTTTCTTCCTCCCACGCGAGTTCGAGGATCGTCTCGCGCACGCCGTGGCAGAAGGCCGCGTAGAGATCCACTTCGGCCAGGGCACGGGCGGCCTCCACGCCCGGGAAGTCGCGAGACGGTTCTACGTAGTCGGCCACCCACAGGACGAGGTCGAGGGGCGACATGGCCGCACGTCCCGTCGTGTGGTAGTATACCGCTTCCAGAACGAGGGGATCTTCTACGCCGAAGCGCTCGCGGGCGATGTAGCTCGCGCAGGGGGCGTGCCAGAGGTTGGCGTCGTAGTCGAGCCAAAGGGTGTCGCGGTGGCGGCGGAGGACTTCCGCCTGCCGTTCCGGCGGCCACTCCTTGCACATGTCGTGGAGGAGGGCCGCAAGCTCCGCCTTTGAGCGGTCTACCCCCAGGCGTTCCGCAAAGCGGAGCGAAGTCGCCACAACCCCTTCCACGTGACGCCTGCGGCGAGGAGAAAGTTCGGAGAATACCTCGTTTCGGATCCGGTCGAGATCGACCACGGGCCCCCACCTCCTTCGAAAATTCGCCGCATGTCGCGGGACCTACCCATCCCCCGAAGCTACGGCACCGCACGCCGGAGGGAGATACAGCGCCCGCTCCAAGATGTAGGTGAGGACGGCGTCGGGAACGAGGGAGCGAACCGAGCGCCCCTCGCACAGCCTCCTTCGGACGAGGCTCGAAGAAATTCCCAAGGGCGGAACGTCTACGGCGACGAACCGGGACGGGGAAACCCCGGCGGCTGCAGCGACTTCCTCGATCGTGCGCGAAACGTCGTCGGGCGTGTGGGGCGGACGAACGAAGACGGCAAAGTTCGCCAGGTCGAGGATTCCGGGAAAGCCGTGCCAACGGGGCAGCCCCGCCAACGCATCGCTCCCCAAAAGAAAGACGAAGGTCACCCCGGGATAGCGGCGCCGAAGAGTCGTCAGCGTATCCGCCGTGTAAGATGGGCCCGGCCGCTCATATTCGACGGTCTGAACGGCGAGGTAGGGCCTGCCGGAAACCGCAAGGCGGAGCATGGCAAGACGCTCGGCCGGCGAGGCGACGACGCGGGCGCGTTTCCACGGAGGAACGTGGGCGGGAACGAACCACACCTCGTCGAGCGCGAGCGCGTCCCGCGCCCACTCGGCAACGACGAGGTGGGCCGTATGCGGCGGATCGAAGGTCCCCCCGAGGAGGCCCACGCGGTACCCTTCTTTCCGAACATCCGGGTCCTTCAGCATCCTTCCGCCCATCCTTCGGCACCCAAGGCGCGGTACACCACGTCGCGCATCACCGACACGGGGGCGGGGCGCCCCGTCCAGCGCTCTAGGGCAGCCGCACCTTGGTGGACGAACATCCCCGCCCCCGGTACCACCCGGGCACCGCGCGCGGCCGCCTCGCGAAGAAGGCGAGTACACAGCGGGTTGTACACGAGGTCGGCGACGACGAGATCCGAGTGCAGCGCCGACGGGGAGAGCGGAAGGGCGTCCACGTCGGGGTGCATGCCTACGGGCGTCCCGTGGACGACGAGCGTTCCCGGTTCCGCGGCGCGGACGACGTCGTCTCGCCGCTCCCAGGGGAAAACGTGAGCCTCCGCCCCCGCACGCCGCAAGCGTTCCGCAAGGCGGTGGGCACGTTCTTCCCCGCGGCTCGTGAGGAGAAAGCGGCGCATGCCCCGCCACAAAAGGCCGAACGCCACCGCCTGTGCTGCTCCCCCCGCCCCGAGAAGGACCGCCTGCCGCTCGACATAAGGGAAGTCCCCTACCGCCTCTTCGAGCGAACGGACGAACCCTTCGGCGTCCGTGTTGTCGCCTACGAGCCGATCTCCGTCCCAATAGAGGGTGTTCACGGCACCGATCGCTACGGCCTGGGGGGTGTGGGCGTCGAGTAGGGCGAAGACCGCCTCTTTGTGCGGTAGGGTGACG
This is a stretch of genomic DNA from Brockia lithotrophica. It encodes these proteins:
- a CDS encoding ATP-dependent DNA helicase, translating into MDELRAKLERYAEALFAEGGILSQILPGYRPRHVQRELYRVLVESFLTGRPLLAEAATGTGKTLAYLLAASLYAVLAEDTVVVATHTLPLQEQIVDREWPVAREALRRLGLPVPRLEIARGRGNYVCLRRLFAWAEPILTGHARSSGVPYVPLAVELVGQALELEEGLRDEFPLKIPAEVWEEIRADPDDCLHHASPYYGRCYVQRARRRLAEAEVVVTNHALYLTDVARSRAGEAGVLPPHGRVLFDEAHRLADVFPAFFGREITLGRAYALYDEVRRRRRAWVNHAFPNEGERAHFLYLLENFLVGFRKTFEEIVRRVFPAAAVEGNGPLSLFGDGEGMERAGRLAPPFDVSRHERGAYEVLRNFLTRKREEFDASDPGAVGIRGFLRRLDALEQDLSFFLAGEGGDAWVYGWSFSGLEVRRGEATKGDTLLPASSGAEVQSRTAFPPPENVAFFARPLDAGEVLGDHWEKVAPVFLSATLAVAGEVDLFAREMGLRTYTKFLSEPPPGTFGRILYVGMREGPFPPAGTRALDHHTPFVTEKLKELYPYLGGKVLVLFTNFRVIEEVAASLSPWAEAEGVEVLAHTPASSREELLERFRQAQRALLLGNDTFWEGIDLRGESLRAVVITKIPFPNPRDPLVAALAARHSGDVGDEFRAYMLPKAIVKLRQGLGRLIRHESDRGVVVFLDPRLFRRSYGRLILSSLPRGLWGEIGDIPIFFAEASGEGEGKTGDAASSPL
- the leuS gene encoding leucine--tRNA ligase, coding for MYPHRAIEKRWQEYWETHETFVLKEPVDTSKPKFYVLDMFPYPSGSGLHVGHVEGYTATDIIARMKRMQGYNVLHPMGWDAFGLPAEQYALDTGNHPGPFTEKNIANFRRQLKALGFSYDWTREFATTDPKYYKWTQWIFLKLFEHGLAYMAEVPVNWCPALGTVLADEEVIDGKSERGGHPVYRIPMRQWLLKITAYADRLYADLDLLDWPEHIREMQRNWIGPSEGAEIEFPLASGDGVITVFTTRPDTLFGATYLVLAPEHPLVDRLTTPERRAEVEAYREATARKSDLERTDLAKEKTGVFTGGYALHPVTGEPLPVWIADYVLGHYGTGAIMAVPAHDERDYEFARKFGLPIVEVVKGGDITREAYTGDGEHVNSQFLDGLNVAEAKERMIAWLEEHGRGRRKKMYRLRDWVFSRQRFWGEPIPVIHTEDGQVKPVPYDQLPVTLPDTDQIRPTGTGESPLANIKEWVETVDPETGRPARRETNTMPQWAGSSWYFLRFVDPHNDEALADYEKLKYWLPVDLYVGGAEHAVLHLLYARFWHKFLYDIGVVPTPEPFQKLFNQGIILGEDHQKMSKSRGNVVNPDEILESHGADALRLYEMFMGPLEATKAWSTSGLDGARRFLERVWRYFVGEEEVDLERRTLSSRIVEDDAYFTPGWEDDPAKRETARMYHRTVQKVSEDYENLRFNTAIAQLMTFMNHAYDVGILPRSYAEGFVKLLYPITPHLGEELWWRLGHDETIAYEPWPTYEERWLEVDEVELVIQVNGKLRGRRRVPKGLSEEELREIALAHEDVRRHIEGRQIRKVVVVPDRLVNLVVE
- a CDS encoding 3-oxoacyl-ACP reductase, with amino-acid sequence MRALSEQLVLVTGSSRGLGAAIAEAFVREGARVVVNYVRNREAAEALVRRLGDRAVAVQADVIKTKDVEDLVRAARERFGMPVTTLVINAVDYVFDPEKRPTVETLEWPGLVRQFSLAVLQTYLLVRAVLPDMRQAGFGRIVAVGTNLVHDPVVPYHDYIAAKGALLAFVRSLAKDLGPYGITANVVSPGLIRVTDASRHTPEEVFRQVAEASALRRVVTPEEVADAVLFFASPWARAITGQELVVDGGLVMH
- the rsfS gene encoding ribosome silencing factor, which gives rise to MAVSLGNAALAKKGEDVLLLDVRGLTLIADYFLLVTGKNRVHVRALSDAVEEEARKVGRRARRTEGLDEGRWVLLDYGDVIVHLFTEEERAYYQLERLWGDAPRELLGGGEADPQERSVHP
- the yqeK gene encoding bis(5'-nucleosyl)-tetraphosphatase (symmetrical) YqeK, coding for MVDLDRIRNEVFSELSPRRRRHVEGVVATSLRFAERLGVDRSKAELAALLHDMCKEWPPERQAEVLRRHRDTLWLDYDANLWHAPCASYIARERFGVEDPLVLEAVYYHTTGRAAMSPLDLVLWVADYVEPSRDFPGVEAARALAEVDLYAAFCHGVRETILELAWEEEKIFPLALDAYNACVRRRRRQTESAEDE
- the nadD gene encoding nicotinate-nucleotide adenylyltransferase, yielding MLKDPDVRKEGYRVGLLGGTFDPPHTAHLVVAEWARDALALDEVWFVPAHVPPWKRARVVASPAERLAMLRLAVSGRPYLAVQTVEYERPGPSYTADTLTTLRRRYPGVTFVFLLGSDALAGLPRWHGFPGILDLANFAVFVRPPHTPDDVSRTIEEVAAAAGVSPSRFVAVDVPPLGISSSLVRRRLCEGRSVRSLVPDAVLTYILERALYLPPACGAVASGDG
- the aroE gene encoding shikimate dehydrogenase; protein product: MVEIGAETRLYALFGTPVAHSLSPAMQTAALRALGVDAVYLAFDVARERLPDAVRAMRALRIAGANVTLPHKEAVFALLDAHTPQAVAIGAVNTLYWDGDRLVGDNTDAEGFVRSLEEAVGDFPYVERQAVLLGAGGAAQAVAFGLLWRGMRRFLLTSRGEERAHRLAERLRRAGAEAHVFPWERRDDVVRAAEPGTLVVHGTPVGMHPDVDALPLSPSALHSDLVVADLVYNPLCTRLLREAAARGARVVPGAGMFVHQGAAALERWTGRPAPVSVMRDVVYRALGAEGWAEGC